The window TGTGGGACATATCTTAACCAGGCGATTGGATTCGTCGTGATTTTGCAGAATTAAGGAGAACGATTACTTCGCCTCCATTTTTTAGCGAGGATAAGCATTGATGCTATTCTCTGTGCCTGCCCCCATCTTACCACCCACCCTCGTGGTGAGGATACGGTCACGGGCTTTTCTGTTGTTCTGGCAAACCAGGGGGTACAGCCATGAATAGATTTATCTCCCATCAACCACCAGCACCCAGCCCCCATATTATGGCAGAATATCCTGCGGTCAAAAAGAAATGGTAAAGCGTACCGTATGAATGTCCAGGAATTCCCTGAATACTTTCACCCCGCTCTATGCTCGGCTTATTACCCCAATATCCCCTCCCTGTCATTATCCAATATTCGAGCGTGCCATAGAGATGAACGAACCATCCCCTCTCGCCTGTGGCCTTGACCCCGGAAGCTTCAAACCCTCCACCATAATTCTGGTGGAAGGGGCCTCGCGCTTCGTGCCCGACCTGCTGCTCTCCCTGTGTGCCCATACCACCGGGCTGCAGCAGCAGGACGTGGTCTTCGTGGACGGGGGCAACAGCTTCAACCCGTACACGTTACGAAGCATTGCAAAAGTGCTGCAGGCAGACACCAAGACCGTTATGACAAAGACCCATGTAGCCCGTGCTTTCACTGAATACCAGATGAACGACCTGCTCACCCAGCAGCTGCCGCACGCACTCGTAAAATGGCAGCCGGGCATGCTGGCAGTAGCATACCTGCCCTACCTCTTCGGCAGCGTCCACACCCGAAAACTGCTGGAACAGGCACTTGAGCACCTGGAGGAATACACCCGCACCCACGGCCTGACCACCATCATTACCAGCTATGGTGGGACCTGGTGGGGCTCCAGGCTGGTGGAGGAGCGTGCCGGCAGGGTCATCAGGGTGGTACAGCACCATAAACTGCTCAGGATACTGGACGAGAACGACGTGCTGGAATTCATGCCCGTCCCGCCCGGCCAGATGCAACTGGGCGCCTATACGGCGGTGGTGTGAATGGGCAGGACCGTGCCCAGTTTCAGGATGCTGCTCGACAGTATCATCATGGAGCTCGGGAATTTCAGGAGGGCGCTGCGCCGGACCGACCAGGAGGTCTTTGACCGTGTCATGGACATGGCGCGTGAACACGCCTCCGCATCCGCAGTGGCGGCAGCCCTGGACCCCATGGACACCATTGTGCTGTCCATCCTTATCGAGCAGCAAAAACAGATAGACCGCCTGAAGGAGGACAGCCATGCCCCATCTCCTTGATATCGATTACCGGGACGGATGTATCATCCTCTGGATCATGCACGCCGGCAGGTGCACACCCCACTACCAGCGGTATTATCCCCGCATATACCTGGAATGTCCTGTCCGCAACAGGCATCTTATCTCCACCCTGCCCCAGGTTCGGCAGGTCAGGGTCGAACAGAAGATAACCTCCCTGGGTCAGGAGCCGCAGGACGTGCTGTCCCTGTCCCTGGATAACTGGAGCGACGTATTTGGCCTGGCCGACATGCTGGAGCAGCGTGGCTGGAAAGCATACAACGTGGACCTGCCTCCCCCACGGCAGTTCCTGCTCGAGCGGGGCCTGTTCCCGATGGCACGGCTGGACCGGCACCTGCACCTTGATGACGACCAGCAGACCACCAGCTACACGAACCCTGAATTGCGCACCATGCACCTGAACGTTACCCCGCGGTCCGTGAAGAACCCCTGCTTCAGTGACCCGGTAAAGGAGATACAGCTTGGAGAGCACACCCTCGAAGGCATGCCTGAAGCCGATATCATAGAGGGCCTGTCCTCCCTGGTCGCAAAAACAGACCCGGACGTGATACTGACACGCGGCGGTGACAGTTTCCAGCTTCCTTACCTGTACCACAGGGCACAGGAAGCGGGAGCCTCCCTCCGGCTGGGCCGTGAAAAGGACGACCCGCCCCGGCAGAATAAAGGCAGGTCTTATTTCAGCTATGGCCGCATCATCTACAAACCAGGCGGCTTCCCGCTCAGGGGCAGGCTGCACATCGACGAGCAGACGTTCATCGTCCGTGAAGGCGGGATGCGCGGCCTCATCGACCTGGGCAGGATAACGGGTATCCCCCTCCAGCAATTATCCAGGCTCAGCCCCGGCAGCGCGGTCACAGCCCTGCAGGTTGACCGTGCGCTCAAGGACAGCGTACTGGTTCCCTGGCGGCGCAACCTGTCAGAGAACTTCAAGACCGCAGAAGAACTGCTGCGAGCGGACAGGGGAGCGCTGATACTGGAACCCAGGGTGGGCATCTACGGAAATACGGCTGAGATGGACTTTACCAGCCTGTTCCCCCACATCATGGTCACAAAGAACATCTCTCCCGAGACCGTGCTGTGCGACTGCTGCCCTGACTCGCCTGCAAAGGTGCCCTTTACCGGATACAATATCTGCCAGCAGCGTCTGGGGTTGATACCCAGGGTCATCGGCCCCCTTATCGAGCGGCGCATGACCTACAAGAGAATGGCCGAAGGCGGCAGCGAAGAACACCGGATGATGCAAAACGTCCTGAAATGGCTGCTCGTCACCAGTTTCGGTTACATGGGGTTCAACAAGGCCAGGTTCGGGCGGATAGAGTGCCACGAATCCATCACCGCCTATGCCAGGGAGATATTGCTCCAGACCATGGAACTCGCCCAGGGTATGGGATTTGAGATACTCCACGGCATCGTGGACAGCCTGTGGGTCAGGGGCAGCGGCGATCCGCAGGAGTTATGCGACCTTGTGAGCGGGACCGTGGGAATCCCCCTGGAACTCAAGGGGCACTACCACTGGATAGTGTTCCCGTCCAACCGCCACAACCGTGCCGGTGCCATGAACCGGTACTTCGGCCTGATGACGGACGGAAAGCTGAAGGTCAGGGGGATCGAACTGCGTCGCAGGGATACGCCCGAATTTGTCAGACGGTTACAGCGGGATATCCTTGAAAAGATGAAATGTGCCCACACTGTGGATGAACTGTACGATACCATCCCCTGCGTGCTGGATGTGGTGCGCCACTATGCCGCCGAGATAACAGGCGGCGATGCCGACCCCGGAGAACTGGTGTTCACCACCCATACAAGGCACAGGCTGGAAGATTACCGGCAAAAAGGGAGCCAGGCCGCGGCCCTGTACCAGTTAAGGGAAGAAGGCGTGGAGGTGCAGCCCGGACAGGCTGTACAGTACATACACACCGACCACAGGTCACGGTATTTCTATAATAGGGTGAAGGCTGCTGAACTGATCGACCCTGATACGGCATATGACAAAAAAAAGTATTATGATATTACACTCAGGGCCGCAGAGAGCATACTGCGGCCTTTCGGGTATGACAGGGATGTGCTGGATGATGTGGTGACGGGTAGTGCACAGATGAGAGTAGAGGATTTTTGTTAGATTTGAGTCGAATATAATTATTAATTATACTCGATTTAAAGTGACTATAAATAGTAATTATACTCGAGCTCAGTCGAACCATATATATATCTTCATAACATAAACATAACATACATGTTAGAACAATCGATACGTTTGTGGAATCCCTGGTGGGCAGAAAAAAAGATGCCTCAGAATCTTACAGGAATAAAACGAGATGTAACAGATTCGATAATAACATCCCTTGATGCACCACATATAAAAGACGTTATCGGGGTCAGGCGTTCGGGTAAGACCACGGTACTCTACCAGACAGCAGCATACCTGATGGACATTGGCGTGGCACCAGAGCATATCGTGTTCCTGAATTTCGATGACCCGGCAATAAATGCTGCACCGCTTGATGATATATTTAGCAGCATCTACAAGATCAATCTAGAAATCTCGCATATATTCCTTGATGAGATTCAGCAAAAAAAAGGTTGGGAGCGTTGGGTAAGAACCTTATATGACACAAAACGATTCAGCCAGATATTCCTGTCCGGGTCATCATCAAGTCTGCTTACACAAGATCTGGGCCGTGTGTTGTCAGGCAGACACATCACATTTAACATAATGCCGTTCTCTTTTCGTGAATACCTGAAAAAAAATGGATGGGAAAATTTTGAAACAGAATATCTAATCTACAAGAGAAAAGAGATACTATATTACCAGAAAAAATACCTTGAAGATGGTGGTTTTCCCGAAACTATCGGGATGAATGAGTTCAATCAAAAAAAGATACTGACATCTCTTTATGGTGATATAATTGCAAG of the ANME-2 cluster archaeon genome contains:
- a CDS encoding ATP-binding protein; this translates as MLEQSIRLWNPWWAEKKMPQNLTGIKRDVTDSIITSLDAPHIKDVIGVRRSGKTTVLYQTAAYLMDIGVAPEHIVFLNFDDPAINAAPLDDIFSSIYKINLEISHIFLDEIQQKKGWERWVRTLYDTKRFSQIFLSGSSSSLLTQDLGRVLSGRHITFNIMPFSFREYLKKNGWENFETEYLIYKRKEILYYQKKYLEDGGFPETIGMNEFNQKKILTSLYGDIIARDILARFGASYEVAAKICLLMITNSTREYSFNSVAKATHIALETAEKYIGYLKESLLINDLSVFSYKLKSQFNQNKKTYAVDTGLRNAVSFRITSDLGKLAENAVFLEHKRRSNEVYYWKSKGGYEVDFVQKIGQNVQVLLQVSWDVRNDKTRKREERSLCHACEEFGIDIALILTEDTEDIVERNGVKITYYPLWKWLLDI